Genomic window (Lycium barbarum isolate Lr01 chromosome 2, ASM1917538v2, whole genome shotgun sequence):
AATTCATTCTGTTTGGAATATGGATGCCAGCTCTCTTTATAAGTTCAGCAAAGGCATGTTCGGCCATTGATAGAACATTTTCCTGtgcataaaaaaaaaacctatgtGAAACTCATTCAGAGAATGAAATTTAACCTAAAAAAGTAAATGATAAGTATCCACAAGAGGCTGTCATGCAATACCTCGTCTACGGTTGTGATTTTCTTATCTTTCATAATCCAACAGCCGTTGCACATAACAGAAACGATATTCTCAGTTCTCGTGCAATAAACGAGGCTGGAAATGTTGCAAGTCATTGAAAGAAACTGGTGTAACATTCTGGTGATCACTAAACATGAATAACTGAAACTACACTATATTAAATGAAACCAAGAAGAGAGAGCAAACATATATAATATTATCCACAGGTTGCTGAAAGCTTGGTTTAGCATTATAGAGACAATATACTCAATCTATGTAGTTCAACCATATTCCAAGGTTTTGCTACCTGAGCTACATAAACTAGAAAAAAAGACTGGGAAAATTGAAATACTGATGTTATTGTTACACAAAGGAAGTTAAGATCAGCCCTCAAAAGATGACATTGAAATAGAGTACGCAAGGGAAGTTATCCCTCAAAGAAAGCTAAAAAACGAAAATCAACGTAAGTTATGAttacagtgttttaaaaggcgggccGTTTTATATACGCCTCGACGAGgtgtaagcctcgaggcacggggcgtaagccccatgggtatttaatttttagtatttcttaaaataatataattacaataaatatttttaaataggtaaaattacataaaaaaaataaaagaaaactgtaaataaatgaaaaatacatacatatatgtatgtatgtatgtatatgtgtgtgtgtgtgagcgcgcgtgcgcgcgcttgatcctcacaaaaaaatgatcaaagcaatccattatacaccgcttataacttgcaattatatataacataattttacaagtataaacaatacaacaacaacaacaacaacaacaacccagtgaaatcccacatcgtagggtctggggagggtagagtgtacgcagacctgactcctaccaaggtaggacggttgtttccgaaagacccccggctcaataaaagcataaaacgaAGTCAAATacggttagataaggttaagagattcggataagagatttaaagcgatatggaaatgaaataatgcaagcgacacagataatacaggataatcagagcacagaaaataaccgataatagcagaaatcagagcagatgacacaggataaccaaagcacaggaaataacacatagtaacagataatagcagaaatcggagcacaagaaattatattgcaataatgcgactactaataagaacggataacgagactatctactagccttctaccctaatttgggtcctccaaaccctcctatctaaggtcatgtcctcggtaagctgtaattgcgtcatgtcgtgtctaattacctctccccaatacttcttcggcctacccctacctcgtctgaaaccatccatggccaacctctcacacctccgcactggggcatctgtatctctcctcttcacatgcccaaaccatctcaatctcgcttctcgcatcttgtcttccaccgaggccacccccaccttatcccgaatatcctcattcctaatcctgtcactcctggtgtggccacacatccatctcaacattctcatctcggcaactttcatcttttgaacgtgagagatcttaactggccaacactccgccccatacagcatagtcggtctaaccaccactttgtagaacttgcccttaagttttggtggcacctttttgtcacatagcactccggaagcaagcctccatttcatccaccctgccccaatacgatgtgtgacatcatcgtcaatctccccgctgccttgcacaatagacccaaggtacttgaaactacttttcttctggatggcctgggtaccaagccttacttccaagtcaGTCTGCTGagttgcttcactgaacttacactccaagtactctgtcttggtcctactcagcgtaaaccctttagactccagagtatgtctccaacactccagcttagcgttaactccgctacgagtctcgttaatcaggactatgtcgtccgcgaaaagcatacaccatggcacctcaccttgaatttgccgtgtcaatccatccatcaccaaggaaaataaaaacggactaagagctaatccttgatgcaaccccatcacaactggaaagtgctctgagtctcctcctactgtcctcaccctggttttggctccctcatacatgtccttgatcaccctaatgtacgccacaggtacacttttagcctccaagcatttccataggatctgtcttggaactttgtcataagccttttctaggtcgatgaataccatgtgtaagtccctcttcctctccctatactgctccaccaaccttctcataagatggatggcttctgtagttgaacgtcccggcataaatccgaactggttttctgaaatagacacacctctcctcaccctcatctccaccaccctttcccacactttcatagtatggcttagcagcttgatacctctatagttgttgcaactctggatatctcccttattcttgtatagagggatcattacactcgccctccattcttcgggcatcaatgccgtcttaaagatgacattaaacaacctagtcagccactccaagccttCTAGggccgcgctcttccaaaattcccccggaatctcatcaggtccgattgctcttcccctgcgcatcctacgaacagcacccttaacctcgtcaaccttaatactcctgcaatagccAAAGTCGCGACGCCTTTCTGTTGTTCTAAAtcacccaacacaatgtctctgtccccttcttcattcaagagtttggagaagtatgactgccatctccgtctaatgacagTTTCCTCtagcaatactttgccatgctcgtccttgatgcattttacttgatccacatcacgtgcctttctctcccttgccttggctagcctgaacaatttctgttcccctcctttctcttctaggtcagcatacatgcgttcaaaagctgccgtttttgccgtcgaaaccgccaacttcgcctccttcctcgccatcttataaagttctgtattcgtccacttctccacctcatccttgctttctatcaacttcgcatacgccaccttctttgcttctaccctcccttgaacttctccattccaccaccagtcccctcgatgctgaccacgactacctgtcgagacccccaacacttccttTGCTACGACCCTAATGCAATtagccgtcttatcccacatactggtcgcatccccactactatcccaggcccccatatccttcaatttgtctcccatctccagggcactaatagtggtcaaactcccccatctgatcctaggtcggtcctccacgaccctcttcttcctcgtcattttgatcgctaaatccatcaccaagagcttatgtcgggttgtaagatattcgCTCGGGATGACCTTACAATtcttgcacagacctttatcatccttcctaaggagtaaaaagtcaatTTGAGTCTTAgtcaccgaactacggaaggttaccaagtgttcctccttctttgggaaactcgaattggctatcaccaatccaaaagctcttgcaaaatccaaaagtgagactcctcctccattcctgtccccgaagccaaagcctccatgcacatcatcataacctcccgaaataggtccgatgtgtccattgaaatcacctcccacgaatagcttctcagtaggcggtatgcctcccactaattcgtccaaatcctcccaaaagcgcctcttctcctcgtcGCCTAAGCCCGTTTGCGGCGCATatacactaataatgttcaaagtgagtccttcaacgaccaccttaatcgacatcatcctatcagtgactctcctaacctctaccacctgatcccttaattcactatctactaaaatgcccaccccatttctatacttcgacctaccagagaaccacaacttatacccgtctacctccttagctttaggacctacccatttggtctcttggatacaagctatattaatcttcctcttctgaagaatcttaactagctctatggacttccccgttaacgttccaatgttccaagatcctactctcaacctagacgctccttcaacccacttacccctcctaaccctcgcccccgtccctgaacgagaacatgaccctagtctaccatcactaagtaaagccacgaaaatgagtatgaactaataaactattcaaaagtctaaagttagcaaaaaatgtaactacaagtgtatggacaaataatgaatatggcaaccggaggtaccaactccaattGAAATGAACCTGATTGCCGCAggaaaacactgttcaacgtCCGAGTACTGTTCACTGTTCACtgacaagtataaacaatacaatgaaataaaagctattataaaatgcaaaacaattctaacattttaactttcaaacacggaaaaaaaacacagtttcttaaaacactattactatcatactattcattttatctccctataagcaaataatcaataaaatttatcaatattacaattaaaacataacttcttcatgaacaaaaaataaaattatatgataattctgagacataggacttatgaccaatgacaagtaaaaatgtacaattccgctatgtgtttttttttttaaaattaagtgatattcaccctcacgacgttctcaaatagtaaatatccaatactacgacttgttatatgagttacacccaatcttctatttctatagatgaaaaactattaagtatcattattttgttaaacaattatgagggtgaatgattttaattaaggaattttaaatataatttgtgtaagaactgttaggcgagccctgggcgttgggcgttaggcgtgtttagggcgtacggttgagcgcttagggcgtaagcctcataggaactaagccccgcacgttagccccaagacgttttgccactgccctgccccgtggcgagccccggggcgagtcctgacactgccttttaaaacaagcCCAATCTATCGTAGTTCAACCATATTCCAGTTATTGCTAGcagaactacaacaacaacaacaacaacaacaacaacaacaacccagtggaaTCCCACACCGTGTGGgtctgggagggtagagtgtacaacTAAACTAAACTATAAATCAACTAAACTATAAATCAAAACTAAGAAAAAAGAGCTAAAATGTTATTGTAACACGAGGAAAGTTGTGAACCCtcaataagaaattgaagaaaagatATTATTGTTACACAGGAGAAGTTCTGAACTATCAAATGAAAGTGAAGAAGTATCATTTCTAATATGGCCAAACTTTATTTCTGTAACAGTTTAAAAAACCTCAATTGCACATACCGAAGGAAGCTATGTAACCCCCTCCCCCAATTTCCCCAACAAGTAAGATAGACAATGAAAACGAAGGTGGAAGACAAAAACCTACTAAAATAGTGAACCCTGGATTCAAAGGAAGTAGTTCAAGAAACCTCGAGTTCATTCAATGGCAGTATGATTCTATCTGATTGTAAATACAAAAGGATATGTTTTGAAATGTCAGCCAATGACGTTACATCCTAAAGAAAATCAAATTACTATATACAACTACATATTACACACTGGAGACTTCTCACTGGTGCACTTCTGACATTTTTGAGCAATCTTTTTCAGCATTAGCAGCAAGATGTCTGTGCCTAGTAGTCTAAGGTGAAAAATACATAAAAAGATGAAAGTGTATGCACTGGCTAAGCTAGGTTGGTGGCACAACTTCACTTGAGAAAGAAGCCTGTACTTAAGGTACATTTGTGCTAAAGGCCCTCAAAAATTAGTATGAGTGGCAACTAAGAAACAGTGTCAAGCAATGTGAAGATGCAACACTAATTGATGAATTACATGATAATTGTTGAAGTGTGtgatcatctcatctaaaagcttaagctgtTAGAGAGAGAACACttatatttacttaattatattctcaacatgCCCCCTCATGTGTGGGCCTGATTCTTTTTTCATGGGCCAAGCACGTAAAAATTCTTTTTGATAACGGGTGGCATGAGATTCGATCCCAAAACCTCTACCTACTCTAATACATGTTGAAGTGTGTGACTATCTCATTTAAAAGCTTAAGCTGTTAGAGagcacacttttatttacttaattatattctcaacaatAATAATGTTAATCCACAGTGTGCTTATTCTCCATTATAATGATTCATACCAGTCATGAATTGGCATCATGGACCAAGAATAAGGATTGACCGCAACGATATCAGCCTGCAAAGTAGCTCACAATAAGTAACCTGTATGATGAGATCGGACAGCATGAAAATCTAATCACGCTCCCAGAATCAGGAGAAGAAGAAACTATAGCAGAAAAATAACACATAGGAATCAAGGTGTCTAACCTTCTTCCCAACCTCAAGTGAACCTATTTCCTTGTCCCAAAGTACAGACTTGGCACCATTTATTGTGGCCATTCTGAGGATTGTTTCAGCAGGCAAAGCTGTACGATCAGTGGTTCCTGTGGAAAATACTTCACGGCCTTTGTTGATCAAAGAGGCCAAGTACATCTCATCAACTGCACCAGAATAACAACAGAGCATCACAAGAAATGTAGTAGCTGAAGAGATAGATACCAGCGAGCATATTAATTTTGCTAATGAGAAGCAACATAAATGGATAATACAAGGATGCTGCGAAACTCATTCTTGGAAAGATGTGACATAGACCAAGAAGAATCATAAATTATTAACATTTCTAAACAATaatagaaagaaaatgaaaagcaAACATAGAGATATGCTAATAACATAGGGAGCTTAGATAACTATAACATGGAAGTTGAACACTGCAGAAGTGATAAAAATGAGCGTTTGTCCTCTTTTTTGAGTCTTTAGGGGTGAAAAGTAGTGATGGGATAATGGTAGCCTCGTGTTCTTGAGAGTGAAATGAATTAATTATTATTGTGATGATCGATTTAGAGAGTCTAGGAATGATAGCTGGGAAACATGGTGGTCAAATTTAAACTATTTCACAAAATTTTACCAATTCACATAGTTTAAAGGTAAATCTAATCTTTTTGCGTGTTAAAGAGGCTCCCATATTGGAAAAAATCATATCCTTTATCAACATGAACAAATCTAACACATTTTTATAACAATAAGGGTGAATATGCTTCTACTATCAATGGATGACAAATTTAGATTATTATGCAAAATTTAGGGGCATatttgaatcttttttttttttctttttcttggagaAGGATAAAATGTTCACCGTTTATCAAAATGTCACAATTTAGAACTTCTTTTTCCATTTGTAGTTTAGAACTTGTAATAAGAAATATATAATAGAGATTTATTCCAAGCGACAGCTTATGCTTCGCGTTACATATTTCattttacaaattttattttatgcTATTGTGAGTTCTATCCGAGATCTCTTGTTCATCACCCCATTTTGTCAAGTAGTATGATTTTTTCAAGTGAGACGTGATGACAAATTTAATTAAAATAATCAATGATCTATTAGATAGCTAACTTTTCAGTTGTTTAAATGATTCACtcagaccttttttttttttaaaactggtAAATTCAGATTTACTCAGACGTTAAGCCTTGTTTATATGCACTTAATAGAGGTTTGAATCAGCCAGAAGGCTGAAAACACAATTACAAAGCAATTCTTATTTGTCTTAAACATTAAAACAGTTTTACACAGTGAGGTCACAAGATCACAGAAAAAAGGTCACAAGATCACAGAAAATTCATTCTGTTTGGTATATGGATGCCTGCTCTCTTTATAAGTTCAGCAGAGGCATGTTTGGCCATTGATAGAACATTTTCCTGtgcataaaaaaaaaacctatgtGAAACTCATTCAGAGAATGAAATTTAACCTAAAAAAGTAAATGATAAGTATCCACAAGAGGCTGTCATGCAATACCTCGTCTACGGTTGTGATTTTCTTATCTTTCATAATCCAACAGCCGTTGCACATAACAGAAACGATATTCTCAGTTCTCATGCAATAAACGAGGCTGGAAATGCTGCAAGTCATTGAAAGAAACTGGTGTAACATTCTGGTGATCACTAAACAGGAATAACTGAAACTACACTATATTAAATGAAACCAAGAAGAGAGAACAAACATATATAATATTATCCACAGGTTGCTGAAAGCTTGGTTTAGCATTATAGAGACAATATAGTCAATCTATGTAGTTCAACCATATTCCAAGGTTTTGCTACCTGAGCTACATAAACTAGAAAAAAAGACTGGGAAAATTGAAATACTGATGTTATTGTTACACAAAGGAAGTTAAGATCAGCCCTCAAAAGATGACATTGAAATAGAGTACACAAGGGAAGTTATCCCTCAAAGAAAGCTAAAAAACGAAAATCAACGAAAGGGTGAGCCCTTTTCCAAAGGTAATAGTTCAAGAGACCTCAATTTTATTTATACAAGGTAAGTTATGAAACAAGGAAGCCCAATTTATCGTAGTTCAACCATATTCCAGTTATTGCTAGCAGAACTACAACTAAACTATAAATCAAAACTAAGAAAAAAGAGCTAAAATGTTATTGTGACACGAGGAAAGTTGTGAACCCtcaataagaaattgaagaaaagatATTATTGTTACACAGGAGAAGTTCTGAACTATCAAATGAAAGTGAAGAAGTATCATTTCTAATATGGCCAAACTTTCATTTCTGTAACAGTTTAAAAAACCCCAATTGCACATACCGAAGGAAGCTATGTAACCCCCTCCCCCAATTTCCCCAACAAGTAAGATAGACAACGAAAAAGAAAGTGGAAGACAAAAACCTACTAAAATAGTGAACCCTGGATTCAAAGGAAGTAGTTCAAGAAACCTCGAGTTCATTCAATGGCAGTATGATTCTATCTGATTGTAAATACAAAAGGATATGTTTTGAAATGTCAGCCAATGACGTGACATCCTAAAGAAAATCAAATTACTATATACAACTACATATTACACACTGGAGACTTCTCACTGGTGCACTTCTGACATTTTTGAGCAATCTTTTTCAGCATTAGCAGCAAGAAGTCTGTGCCTAGTAGTCTAAggtgaaaattacataaaaagatGAAAGTGTATGCACTGGCTAAGCTAGGTTGGTGGCACAACTTCACTTGAGAAAGAAGCCTGTACTTAAGGTACATTTGTGCTAAAGGCCCTCAAAAATTAGTATGAGTGGCAACTAAGAAACAGTGTCAAGCAATGTGAAGATGCAACACTAATTGATGAATTACATGATAATTGTTGAAGTGTGTggccatctcatctaaaagctgaAGCTGTTAGAGAGAGAACACttatatttacttaattatattctcaacatgccccccccccccccccccccccatgtgtGGGCCTGATTCTTTTTTCATGGGTCAAGCATGTGAAAATTCTTTTTGATAATGGGTGGCATGAGATTCGATCCCAAAACCTCTACCTGCTCTAATACATGTTGAAGTGTGTGACTATCTCCTTTAAAAGCTTAAGCTGTTAGAGagcacacttttatttacttaattatattctcaacaatAATAATGTTAATCCACAGTGTGCTTATTCTCCATTATAATGATTCATACCAGTCATTAATTGGCATCATGGACCAAGAATAAGGATTGACCACAACGATATCAGCCTGCAAAGTAGCTCACAATAAGTAAACCTGTATGATGAGATCGGACAGCATGAAAATCTAATCACGCTCCCAGAATCAGGAGAAGAAGAAACTATAGCAGAAAAATAACACATAGGAATCAAGGTGTCTAACCTTCTTCCCAACCTCAAGTGAACCTATTTCCTTGTCCCAAAGTACAGACTTGGCACCATTTATTGTGGCCATTCTGAGGATTGTTTCAGCAGGCAAAGCTGTAGGATCAGTGGTTCCTGTGGAAAATACTTCACGGCCTTTGTTGATCAAAGAGGCCAGGTACATCTCATCAACTGCACCAGAATAACAACAGAGCATCACAAGAAATGTAGTAGCTGAAGAGATAGATACCAGCGAGCATATTAATTTTGCTAATGAGAAGCAAGATAAATGGATAATACAAGGATGCTGCGAAACTCATTCTTGGAAAGATGTGACATAGACCAAGAAGAATCATAAATTATTAACATTTCTAAACAATaatagaaagaaaatgaaaagcaAACATAGAGATATGCTAATAACATAGGGAGCTTAGATAACTATAACATGGAAGTTGAACAATGCAAAATATCAAGAATCGCAACACATCAATACCAATGCTCATTCTATTGTTTGATGGTGCACCATCTGTTCCCAAGGATACGCAAACACCAGCATTGAGCATTTCCCTAATGGGGGCAAATCCAAGCATTCTCATTGCAGCAGCAGGACAGTGTGACACTTTGACTCCAGCCTCTGAGAGACAATCAATCTGACAGAACAGCAGTTACTTACAGAGACTTGAAAAGATGGCTTATTTTAAATCAAAAAACTAAACAAGATATTACTCCATCTGTCCCAATTTGTTTTGGACTCCTTCTTTTGGTCTGTCCTAAAAGATTGACATATTTCTGTACATGGAAACAGTTGATTTTAAGATTTTCATTTTATCTCTAACATGAATTCTTGTAGAGAAGAAAGAAATTCTTTGGTACAACGATATTTTTGGTACTTTATGCATATTTCTCTTATTTGTCAAAAGCCTTCCTTGTTCTCTTAACTCTGTGTCTACTCAAACAATACCAGACAAATTAGGAGATAGGGAGTACAGTATAACCCTCTCCCATTCATTAAAAAGTACTTCTAATATAGCATCACAAGAATGAGGTCATAGTTATAAATTATATTGCAAACAATGTAAAGATAGGCTATAAGTTGAGTTTAAAGATTCAAACTTTAAACAGACATAATTTTGCACTTGTTTGACCATTTACACGATATACTACAATATTTTGGTTCTTCTTAGAGATTTAGGAGTTGAAGTTGTCTTTAAGTGGTTTGGTCCAATAAAATTAGCTAAAATTGCCCCTTTTCATTTTAGTCTACATATCCCTGCAATTAGTTGAGAATTTCAAAGTTCTATTACGAATAAATCAACAGCATAATTGGACCTAAATTCAGCCATAGTACTTATGTGAATAGCAATTTCAAGATTTAGCCTTTATTTAAATCTTTGTTTTGTCTTGTTTTGGGAGGGAGGTCTTCTGGCTGCTCCCATATCGTAGATTCATGGGGCCAAACCGACCACCTGCCATGTATATCAGCTCATAGGATGGACAATATAAAAAATGAAGTAGCCAGGAAAAGGTTCTCCAATATTTAGATCCATTCAAATTGCTTCTTTTCTCTCTCTTTAGTTCCTTTTTCTCCTCTTGGTTTTAGCCAGCCATGCTACCAATACACAAACGTGAGCAAGATGCACAAATTTAGCTGGCCGAACTAGTTAAGAAAGCGAAATC
Coding sequences:
- the LOC132626214 gene encoding uncharacterized protein LOC132626214, with amino-acid sequence MMSIKVVVEGLTLNIISVYAPQTGLGDEEKRRFWEDLDELVGGIPPTEKLFVGGDFNGHIGPISGGYDDVHGGFGFGDRNGGGVSLLDFARAFGLVIANSSFPKKEEHLVTFRSSVTKTQIDFLLLRKDDKGLCKNCKVIPSEYLTTRHKLLVMDLAIKMTRKKRVVEDRPRIRWGSLTTISALEMGDKLKDMGAWDSSGDATSMWDKTANCIRVVAKEVLGVSTGSRGQHRGDWWWNGEVQGRVEAKKVAYAKLIESKDEVEKWTNTELYKMARKEAKLAVSTAKTAAFERMYADLEEKGGEQKLFRLAKARERKARDVDQVKCIKDEHGKVLLEETVIRRRWQSYFSKLLNEEGDRDIVLGDLEQQKGVATLAIAGVLRLTRLRVLFVGCAGEEQSDLMRFRGNFGRARP